The Oceanispirochaeta sp. M1 genome contains a region encoding:
- a CDS encoding outer membrane lipoprotein-sorting protein gives MKSVYSILFMLFIMVPGLWAEDYQVILEKVDALASYMDTDFAAEYTIVEDKPGEDREKTVAIVFRRDADEKYVIVIMEPQVSKGQGYLKVEDALWFYDPESRRFNFSSSKDRFQNTNARNSDFTRSTLANDYDVTGAETVKLGRYDCWKLHLEANNDGVTYPIMDVWVDEDYLVRKTEDYGLSGELLRTTAFPSYQMVEGRYIPHKFLLLETLSREKTQISINKVSFRDIPNTTFSKQFLEQVNR, from the coding sequence ATGAAATCTGTTTACTCAATACTTTTTATGCTTTTTATAATGGTTCCCGGCCTCTGGGCCGAAGACTACCAGGTCATCCTGGAAAAGGTAGATGCCCTGGCCAGCTATATGGATACAGACTTTGCTGCCGAATATACAATTGTTGAAGATAAACCCGGTGAAGACCGGGAAAAGACAGTGGCCATTGTTTTCAGACGGGACGCCGATGAAAAGTATGTCATTGTTATAATGGAGCCCCAGGTGAGTAAGGGGCAGGGTTACCTTAAGGTTGAGGATGCCCTGTGGTTCTACGACCCCGAGAGCAGGCGATTCAACTTTTCAAGTTCTAAAGACCGATTTCAGAATACCAATGCCAGGAATTCTGACTTTACCCGTTCCACATTGGCCAATGACTACGATGTGACCGGGGCTGAGACAGTAAAACTGGGGCGTTATGACTGCTGGAAACTGCATCTTGAAGCCAACAACGATGGGGTGACCTATCCCATAATGGATGTATGGGTGGATGAGGACTATCTGGTCCGCAAGACAGAAGACTACGGACTCTCCGGGGAGCTCTTGCGAACCACCGCCTTTCCCAGCTACCAGATGGTAGAGGGACGCTACATTCCTCATAAATTTCTTCTACTGGAAACTCTGAGCCGGGAGAAAACACAAATCTCCATTAACAAGGTCTCCTTCCGGGATATTCCCAATACCACCTTTTCCAAGCAGTTTTTGGAACAGGTAAACCGCTAG
- a CDS encoding FtsX-like permease family protein, with the protein MAAHHTLTLSISYFKKHLNRYIFLLISLSIGFAVITIMSSLSMGMTDTLHNSARGHYGGDLFIISYDKDHGNKMHMSEPELVKDLLENTGLEYDLLQKRINYYREGILYFNGEGVGQKNVYGVEWEDEDFSALDIVEGSTDDLILDQSIMISETVASELGCKIGDSIILQGNTLSGQKNTVSLVLRAVFRDTSIFGYYKSYVPLKELASLLRFSEGDISSYGIYKQEGSFSSEDIKRVHTALSDNLDTAPLLENKEDLTRQLDRTQWTGERYFIIPLSLYISQVDDLLTAIDLVSYFLYIMVALIILVSVAVSYQMVIRERLSEIGTLRAIGMNRTTIMTILVLEALWLFGLSLLMGALLSIPGFGILSLIDYSALPGFELFLQKGRLVPLFTIKSVVLNILLLGLILIPAAVIPSYRASRYPLIEALT; encoded by the coding sequence ATGGCAGCTCATCATACCCTCACGCTCTCCATCTCCTACTTCAAAAAGCACCTGAACAGATATATTTTTCTGCTTATCTCACTGAGCATCGGGTTTGCAGTTATTACCATAATGTCTTCCCTCTCCATGGGAATGACAGACACACTACACAACTCCGCCCGGGGTCATTACGGAGGAGACCTTTTTATTATCTCCTATGACAAAGACCACGGTAATAAGATGCACATGTCTGAACCTGAGCTGGTGAAAGACCTGCTGGAAAATACAGGCCTGGAATATGATCTGCTGCAAAAGAGGATCAACTATTACAGAGAAGGCATACTCTACTTCAATGGAGAAGGGGTAGGTCAGAAAAATGTGTATGGTGTGGAATGGGAAGATGAGGATTTTTCTGCACTGGATATTGTAGAAGGCTCTACAGATGATCTGATTCTCGATCAAAGCATAATGATATCAGAAACCGTTGCCTCTGAATTGGGATGTAAGATCGGAGACAGTATCATATTGCAGGGCAATACTCTCAGCGGGCAGAAGAATACAGTAAGCCTTGTGTTAAGGGCGGTATTTCGGGATACAAGCATATTTGGATATTACAAAAGTTATGTACCCTTGAAAGAACTGGCCTCTCTTTTGAGATTTTCTGAAGGAGATATCTCTTCTTATGGAATTTATAAACAGGAAGGTAGTTTTTCTTCTGAGGATATAAAAAGGGTTCATACTGCCTTGTCAGATAACCTTGATACGGCCCCCCTGCTGGAGAACAAAGAAGATCTTACCCGTCAGTTGGACCGTACTCAATGGACAGGTGAAAGGTACTTCATTATCCCTTTGAGCCTATACATCTCCCAGGTGGACGATCTTCTGACCGCCATAGACCTTGTCAGCTATTTCTTATACATCATGGTGGCCCTGATTATCCTTGTCTCTGTGGCAGTAAGTTATCAGATGGTTATCAGGGAACGGCTCTCAGAAATTGGAACACTTCGTGCCATAGGGATGAACCGGACCACCATCATGACCATACTCGTCCTGGAAGCCCTCTGGCTTTTCGGGCTCTCTCTTTTAATGGGGGCTCTCTTATCTATACCAGGATTTGGCATTCTTTCATTAATCGACTATTCCGCACTTCCCGGGTTTGAACTGTTTCTTCAGAAAGGGCGTCTTGTTCCTCTCTTTACAATAAAATCTGTGGTTCTCAATATTCTATTATTGGGACTCATTCTCATACCCGCTGCTGTCATACCATCTTATCGGGCTTCCCGCTATCCCCTGATTGAGGCTCTTACATAG
- a CDS encoding ABC transporter permease, whose amino-acid sequence MIETIAFRNIIRKKKHSIIIFSLFALLIALFFMGNSLIAESGNGLKRSYRDNFTGDLVIRAPGTMDVSLFGALTPSFEEFYTMPVLQNVDEILSIIDESSEITHRTGLTYGAALLEMNGQRMPTPLFGVEGENYFSLFPDLNILEGESLKSGEHGVMLPLELYERISRESGKSISIADPVLLSIGGTRGFKIREVPLRGVFSYDTKDPQLDRIVICDMQTIQALNSLALSESNTEDIEEEEMEYLDEDLESLFSEDLFVNEDLFEADEKVSVGNVIGMRDELDNSDAASGDWHFILMRLEESVSLKSFSSSLGHLLEDAGLDLVIMDWKEAAGLSARMVFLLQILYNAGFALVLLAGGIAIVNILLISVFDRYSELGTLRAMGAEKIWISSLVLMENLFLACTGGLSGIGIAVLIINWINSLNIGIDNVLVQTLFGMTELHIGFHLNWALGSLLVSFILGLLASWIPVRKVLSIAPTAAQEKH is encoded by the coding sequence ATGATCGAAACCATCGCTTTTCGTAACATCATCAGAAAAAAGAAGCACTCTATCATCATCTTCTCCCTCTTTGCCCTCTTGATTGCTTTGTTCTTTATGGGGAATTCCCTGATTGCAGAGTCTGGGAATGGATTAAAGAGAAGTTACAGGGATAACTTCACGGGTGACCTGGTCATAAGGGCTCCCGGGACCATGGATGTCAGCCTTTTTGGTGCCTTAACACCCTCTTTTGAAGAGTTTTACACAATGCCTGTCTTGCAGAATGTAGATGAAATTCTCTCTATTATCGATGAATCCTCTGAGATCACTCATAGGACAGGACTGACCTACGGGGCTGCCTTATTGGAGATGAATGGGCAACGCATGCCAACACCACTGTTTGGAGTGGAAGGGGAGAACTATTTTTCTCTTTTTCCGGACCTCAACATCCTTGAAGGGGAGAGTCTCAAGTCAGGGGAACACGGTGTGATGCTCCCCCTGGAGCTTTATGAGAGGATTTCAAGAGAGAGCGGAAAGAGTATTTCTATTGCTGATCCCGTACTCCTCAGCATAGGAGGAACCAGAGGCTTTAAGATAAGGGAAGTCCCCTTGAGGGGAGTATTCTCCTATGATACGAAAGACCCTCAGCTGGACCGGATTGTAATCTGTGACATGCAGACAATACAGGCTCTCAACTCCCTGGCCCTTAGCGAAAGCAATACCGAAGATATAGAAGAGGAGGAGATGGAGTATCTGGATGAGGATCTGGAATCTCTATTCTCGGAAGACCTCTTTGTGAATGAAGATCTCTTTGAAGCGGATGAAAAGGTTTCGGTGGGGAATGTTATCGGGATGAGGGATGAACTTGATAATAGCGATGCTGCATCGGGGGATTGGCATTTTATCCTGATGAGGCTGGAAGAAAGTGTGAGTTTAAAGAGCTTTTCCTCCAGCCTTGGACATTTACTGGAAGACGCCGGGCTGGACCTGGTGATCATGGACTGGAAAGAGGCTGCCGGATTGTCCGCCAGGATGGTATTTTTACTGCAGATCCTCTACAACGCCGGTTTTGCCCTTGTTCTCCTCGCCGGGGGAATCGCCATAGTCAATATTCTCCTGATCTCTGTTTTCGACAGATATTCAGAACTGGGAACACTCCGGGCCATGGGCGCCGAAAAAATATGGATTTCATCTCTTGTGTTGATGGAAAATTTATTTCTTGCCTGCACCGGAGGCCTCAGCGGAATAGGGATAGCCGTTCTCATAATCAACTGGATCAACAGCCTCAATATAGGTATCGATAATGTACTCGTACAGACACTCTTTGGTATGACAGAGCTTCACATCGGCTTTCATTTAAACTGGGCCCTGGGCTCCCTGCTGGTTTCTTTTATCCTGGGACTCCTGGCCTCGTGGATACCCGTAAGAAAGGTTTTATCCATAGCACCCACAGCAGCACAGGAGAAGCATTGA
- a CDS encoding ABC transporter ATP-binding protein yields the protein MIKLNNISRTYPMGSVEVHALKGVNLHVLQGDFVAVVGPSGAGKTTIMNIIGLIDDPSSGELCIGGESVAGLNDRQKTRLRRESLGFIFQSFNLLPVLSVEENIELPLMLGAKPPARVERRDRVSELVAQVGLKEWRHHKPSELSGGQRQRVAIARALITRPKIVIADEPTANLDSGTSDDILGLMKEINTVYRTTFIFSTHDPVIRNMANHVVYLKDGLIQNEERYTGK from the coding sequence ATGATCAAACTTAATAACATAAGCCGTACCTATCCCATGGGGAGTGTAGAGGTACATGCCTTGAAGGGTGTGAACCTGCATGTTTTGCAGGGTGACTTTGTGGCCGTGGTGGGGCCCTCTGGGGCTGGTAAGACTACCATTATGAATATAATAGGTCTTATTGATGATCCCTCATCCGGTGAGCTTTGTATCGGAGGGGAGTCTGTTGCGGGTTTGAACGACAGGCAGAAAACAAGGCTTCGCCGGGAGAGTCTCGGCTTTATCTTTCAGTCCTTTAACCTCTTGCCCGTGCTCTCTGTTGAAGAGAACATCGAACTGCCTCTGATGCTGGGGGCCAAACCCCCTGCCAGGGTGGAACGGAGGGATCGGGTGTCGGAACTGGTGGCTCAGGTCGGGCTTAAAGAGTGGCGGCACCATAAACCCTCAGAACTTTCCGGTGGACAGAGACAGAGAGTTGCCATTGCCCGGGCCCTAATCACCAGGCCCAAGATTGTCATTGCCGATGAACCCACAGCCAACCTGGACTCAGGAACATCCGATGACATATTGGGTTTGATGAAAGAGATCAATACCGTTTATAGAACCACCTTTATCTTCTCCACCCATGATCCTGTTATTCGGAATATGGCTAATCATGTGGTGTACCTGAAAGACGGCCTTATTCAGAATGAAGAGAGATATACCGGGAAATGA
- the kdsA gene encoding 3-deoxy-8-phosphooctulonate synthase — MNSYELYNELKKNRFIISGPCVIENETMIMKLAEIIKRISIEHGFIYVFKASFDKANRTSLDSFRGPGIDEGLKILEKVKKEFELPITTDIHESSQAAVVSDVVDIIQIPAFLCRQTDLLVAAAKTDRIVNIKKAQFLDGKDMLYPINKVKDSGNDKIMLTERGSIFGMGNLVVDFRQLIDMKDFGYPVIMDVTHSTQKPGGLGGKSGGDSSYSPYMAKLANAIDVNGFFFEVHEDPTKALSDGPNMITPSQLESILDKIK; from the coding sequence ATGAACTCATATGAATTATATAATGAATTGAAGAAAAATAGATTTATTATTTCAGGACCTTGTGTTATTGAAAATGAGACAATGATTATGAAGCTAGCTGAAATCATTAAAAGAATATCAATAGAGCATGGTTTTATATATGTTTTTAAGGCTTCTTTTGATAAAGCTAATAGAACTTCATTAGATAGTTTCCGAGGACCTGGTATTGATGAAGGTTTAAAAATCCTAGAGAAAGTAAAAAAAGAATTTGAATTACCTATTACGACAGATATTCATGAATCATCCCAAGCTGCAGTTGTATCTGATGTTGTTGATATTATACAAATCCCAGCATTTTTATGCAGACAGACTGATTTATTGGTAGCTGCAGCAAAAACCGATCGAATTGTTAACATAAAGAAGGCACAATTCCTTGACGGTAAAGATATGCTTTATCCAATTAATAAAGTGAAGGACAGTGGTAATGATAAAATTATGCTGACTGAACGTGGTTCTATTTTTGGTATGGGGAATCTAGTTGTTGACTTCAGACAACTTATAGATATGAAAGATTTTGGGTATCCAGTAATAATGGACGTAACTCATTCAACGCAAAAACCAGGAGGACTTGGTGGAAAAAGCGGTGGTGACTCTTCATATAGTCCTTATATGGCAAAGTTAGCAAATGCTATTGATGTAAATGGCTTTTTCTTTGAGGTACATGAAGATCCAACAAAGGCTCTCAGCGATGGTCCTAATATGATTACTCCATCACAACTAGAAAGTATTTTAGATAAAATTAAGTAA
- a CDS encoding histidine phosphatase family protein, protein MAIKLIVVRHGNTFRSGDVITRVGAGTDLPLVEKEKGRNIGKYLKYNNLIPDAVFSGPLTRHIQTAKLAMDEMSIQGEPILLNSFNEIDYGPDENKPEDEVIKRVGENAITEWDEKGIVPDGWLVDPDQLKESWINFSHFLEEQYNNQTVLIVSSNGIIRFAPFLTSDFESFAYGNGLKVSTGCLCIFQKELNDHFWDCKVWNLNPKKLLNI, encoded by the coding sequence ATGGCTATAAAATTAATAGTCGTAAGGCATGGAAATACTTTTAGATCTGGTGATGTTATTACTCGAGTTGGTGCTGGAACCGATCTTCCTTTGGTCGAAAAAGAAAAAGGACGAAATATCGGGAAGTACTTAAAATATAATAATTTGATTCCGGATGCTGTATTTTCTGGACCATTAACACGACATATACAAACTGCAAAACTTGCAATGGATGAAATGTCTATTCAGGGAGAGCCAATACTTTTGAACTCTTTTAATGAGATTGATTATGGTCCAGATGAAAATAAACCAGAGGATGAAGTAATTAAGAGAGTCGGGGAGAATGCAATTACTGAATGGGATGAAAAAGGAATTGTTCCTGATGGCTGGCTGGTTGATCCTGATCAATTAAAAGAGTCTTGGATTAATTTTAGCCATTTTTTGGAAGAGCAGTACAATAACCAAACTGTTCTAATTGTTTCAAGTAATGGAATCATTCGTTTTGCACCTTTTTTAACCTCTGATTTTGAGTCTTTTGCATATGGAAATGGATTAAAAGTTTCCACAGGATGTCTATGCATCTTTCAAAAGGAACTTAATGATCACTTTTGGGATTGTAAAGTATGGAATCTAAATCCTAAGAAATTATTAAATATCTAA
- a CDS encoding 3-deoxy-manno-octulosonate cytidylyltransferase, with the protein MSNKVAIIIPARYASTRLPGKPLVKILGKEMLLHVWEIANSIQINNDYVKAFVATDDERIRVFCLQNSINCIMTSETCNTGTERVAEAVEKISHNGFTPEFIINLQGDNPLCPTWFLQELINEFNRNESIEIATTVVNLTWEDLDTMRDNKVSTPFSGTCVVFDANRNAMYFSKNIIPAIRKEENVRLKSSYSPVYRQPGLYGYSLKSLRKIKILTDGFYEKYEGLEQLNFLENGLKIKCVEVDYKDFNKLNSISGIDSPEDVVRAENILKEYKKIY; encoded by the coding sequence ATGAGTAATAAAGTTGCAATAATTATTCCAGCTAGGTATGCATCAACAAGATTACCAGGAAAACCATTGGTAAAAATATTGGGTAAAGAAATGCTTTTACATGTATGGGAAATAGCCAATAGTATCCAAATTAACAACGATTATGTTAAAGCATTTGTAGCTACAGATGATGAAAGAATTCGTGTCTTTTGTCTGCAAAATAGTATTAATTGTATAATGACTTCTGAAACTTGTAATACAGGTACAGAGCGTGTAGCTGAAGCTGTTGAAAAGATATCTCATAATGGATTTACTCCCGAATTTATCATTAATCTACAAGGTGATAATCCCTTATGTCCAACCTGGTTTCTTCAGGAATTGATAAATGAGTTTAACAGAAATGAATCAATTGAAATTGCTACAACGGTTGTAAATCTTACCTGGGAAGATCTGGATACTATGAGAGACAATAAGGTTTCAACTCCTTTTAGCGGTACCTGTGTTGTTTTTGATGCAAATAGAAATGCAATGTATTTTTCAAAAAACATAATTCCTGCAATTAGAAAAGAAGAAAACGTCAGATTAAAAAGTTCATACTCCCCAGTATATCGACAACCAGGTTTGTATGGTTACAGTCTTAAATCACTAAGGAAAATCAAGATTTTAACTGATGGTTTTTATGAAAAATATGAGGGTTTGGAACAGTTGAATTTCCTAGAAAATGGTTTGAAGATCAAATGTGTTGAAGTTGATTATAAAGATTTCAATAAACTAAATTCAATCAGTGGTATTGATAGTCCAGAAGATGTAGTTCGGGCAGAAAATATTTTGAAAGAATATAAAAAGATTTATTAA
- a CDS encoding SIS domain-containing protein: MSSITNQESFISIMNIDLLNPVLSNVRDVFDSEINSLILVKDRLDNSIVNAVKLISTKTGKVIITGIGKSGRIGEKIAATLSSVGSKSVFIHSTEAIHGDMGIVSSEDIVLAISYSGETDEVLRVVSYLNKKVDVISITGNPESTLAKKSQIHLNINVGKEACPLNLAPTSSTTATLVLGDALAIALMKERKFQDIDYAEFHPGGSLGRKLLCHVADEMYKKNLPTVTNGISVLEALPVMSSGKLGLVLLLDENNRVEGIFTDGDLRRLIESGNSFLDKKIREVVTSTPRSVKADMKMIDAEELMKRHKITSLIVEGDNGLEGILQIYNIN, from the coding sequence ATGAGTAGTATAACTAATCAAGAAAGTTTTATTAGTATAATGAACATAGATTTGCTAAATCCTGTTTTAAGTAATGTTCGTGACGTTTTTGATTCAGAAATAAATAGTTTAATACTTGTAAAGGATAGACTGGATAATAGTATTGTGAATGCAGTTAAATTAATCAGTACAAAAACAGGTAAAGTGATTATTACTGGTATTGGTAAATCAGGAAGAATAGGTGAGAAAATAGCCGCAACACTTTCCAGTGTCGGGAGTAAAAGTGTTTTCATTCATTCGACAGAAGCAATTCATGGTGATATGGGTATTGTTAGTTCTGAAGATATTGTTCTGGCTATATCATATTCAGGAGAAACAGATGAAGTTCTTAGAGTAGTTTCATATTTGAATAAAAAAGTTGATGTAATATCAATAACAGGAAATCCGGAATCAACATTAGCAAAAAAATCACAGATCCACCTGAATATAAATGTTGGAAAAGAAGCATGCCCCCTAAACCTTGCCCCGACAAGTTCTACTACAGCTACATTAGTTCTTGGAGACGCTTTAGCCATAGCACTTATGAAGGAAAGAAAATTCCAGGATATTGATTATGCAGAATTTCACCCAGGGGGGAGTCTAGGACGTAAACTATTATGTCATGTTGCAGATGAGATGTATAAAAAAAATCTGCCTACAGTTACAAATGGAATATCTGTTTTGGAAGCATTACCTGTAATGAGTTCAGGAAAGTTAGGGCTTGTTTTACTTTTAGACGAGAATAATCGAGTTGAAGGCATTTTTACTGATGGTGATTTAAGACGTTTAATTGAATCAGGTAATTCTTTCCTGGATAAGAAAATCAGAGAAGTCGTTACTAGTACTCCGCGAAGTGTTAAAGCTGATATGAAAATGATTGATGCTGAAGAACTAATGAAAAGGCACAAAATAACATCATTGATTGTAGAAGGGGACAATGGTTTAGAAGGTATATTGCAAATATATAATATTAACTAA
- a CDS encoding glycosyltransferase, whose product MNINSKISVIIPVFNVEKYVENALNSLFNQSYDKLEIIIINDGSTDNSLNIINEVTVGFPNCNIITTKNSGYGKACNVGLKIATGDYISIFEPDDILFNDFYIKLINIAIETNVDIVKYNGLYTYESISLTNRGHYISSEYCDRLIQAPDILLDLWKKHPAVFNGIYKREWIEKNNIRFVETPSASYQDAQFLISQYYSVNSMYIIDETQYYYRQHENQSVADADNKIVAIIAGWNLQMDWMIVQENKDTSFFIFSSFRQMLTLVERRLNKNINKLLLMQGFKILRKRIKKEKLQYNLKYFSRREYRIYMVLIMNPILFLLLFPIFKAKRIGIEHLSNNFSKISNRVKSFTIRLIKKKLVNFINEYKSLRNLSFETQFKRNTEQILTISYIWDGLINKSKYPLIRLSDMNSFSVFFKSGRLISVFSDEFERRLQKTDLLLFWGLFRDKKVLSMLDEAVMRNIPHLFLEDGFIRSITPTPDKKYPSCYKQSLSLSADFKTTSFDVTRPSMLEDLLNSEKYLSEQEIHRAKFLIEKIISNHLTKYNHQPIITPVIGRNEKKKILVVDQAYNDWSIIKGAANDNTFKIMLNIAILENPDSDIIIKVHPDMIADNSRGGSNTTGYYGNILANESLFICSENINPISMINYVDKVYVCSSQMGFEALMCNKDVVIFGAPFYAGWGVGDVRNDSPHLQRRIKKRSVEEIFYFMYLEYTRYINPELMQECQLEEFLDIMIKNRNDFFIKYNIS is encoded by the coding sequence ATGAATATTAATAGTAAAATTTCTGTAATTATTCCTGTATTTAATGTTGAAAAATATGTTGAAAATGCATTGAATTCATTATTTAATCAATCTTATGATAAATTAGAAATAATAATAATAAATGATGGATCTACTGATAATTCATTAAATATTATTAATGAAGTAACAGTAGGTTTTCCTAATTGTAACATTATTACAACAAAAAATAGTGGTTATGGAAAGGCCTGTAATGTTGGTTTAAAGATAGCTACAGGAGATTATATCTCCATTTTTGAACCTGATGATATCCTTTTTAATGATTTTTATATAAAGCTTATTAACATAGCTATTGAAACAAATGTTGATATTGTTAAATATAATGGTCTCTATACTTATGAATCTATATCATTAACAAATAGAGGTCATTATATCTCTTCGGAATATTGTGATCGTTTAATTCAAGCCCCGGATATTCTTCTTGATCTTTGGAAAAAACACCCAGCCGTATTTAATGGTATATATAAAAGAGAGTGGATTGAAAAAAACAATATTCGATTCGTTGAAACACCAAGTGCATCATATCAGGATGCTCAGTTTCTTATCTCGCAATACTATTCAGTTAATAGCATGTATATTATTGATGAAACTCAATATTATTACAGGCAGCATGAAAACCAATCCGTAGCAGATGCAGATAATAAAATTGTTGCAATTATTGCCGGATGGAATCTTCAAATGGATTGGATGATAGTTCAAGAGAATAAAGACACTAGCTTCTTTATATTCAGTTCATTCAGGCAAATGCTTACATTAGTAGAAAGAAGACTAAACAAAAATATAAATAAATTACTACTCATGCAGGGTTTCAAAATCCTTCGCAAAAGGATAAAAAAAGAAAAACTACAATATAATCTAAAATATTTCTCTAGGAGAGAATATAGAATTTATATGGTTCTTATTATGAACCCAATACTGTTTCTTCTATTGTTTCCAATTTTTAAAGCAAAAAGAATTGGCATTGAGCATTTAAGTAATAATTTTTCTAAAATTAGTAATAGAGTGAAATCGTTTACAATAAGACTTATCAAAAAAAAATTAGTTAATTTTATCAACGAGTATAAATCTCTTCGAAATCTCAGTTTTGAAACTCAATTTAAAAGGAATACTGAACAAATACTTACAATTAGTTATATTTGGGATGGTCTTATAAATAAATCAAAATATCCATTAATCAGACTTTCAGATATGAATTCATTTTCAGTATTTTTCAAATCTGGGCGACTAATATCAGTATTTTCAGATGAATTTGAAAGAAGGTTACAAAAAACGGATCTGCTTTTATTCTGGGGACTTTTCCGGGATAAAAAAGTTCTTAGTATGCTTGATGAAGCTGTAATGCGTAATATCCCCCATTTATTTCTGGAAGATGGTTTTATACGTTCAATAACGCCAACGCCAGATAAAAAATATCCATCTTGTTATAAGCAGAGTTTATCCCTTTCTGCTGATTTTAAAACAACCTCTTTTGATGTCACTCGTCCATCAATGCTTGAAGATTTGCTTAATTCTGAAAAATACTTATCTGAACAGGAAATACATAGAGCAAAATTCCTTATTGAAAAGATTATTAGTAATCATTTAACAAAATATAATCATCAACCAATTATTACTCCGGTAATTGGGCGTAATGAGAAAAAAAAGATTCTTGTTGTTGATCAGGCGTATAATGATTGGTCAATTATTAAGGGTGCAGCAAATGACAATACATTTAAGATTATGCTTAATATTGCAATTTTAGAGAATCCTGATTCAGATATTATCATAAAAGTTCATCCAGATATGATTGCAGATAATAGTCGTGGAGGCAGTAATACAACCGGTTATTATGGGAATATTCTGGCTAATGAGAGTCTTTTTATTTGCAGTGAGAATATTAATCCTATCTCTATGATTAATTACGTTGATAAAGTCTATGTGTGCTCATCACAAATGGGTTTTGAAGCTTTGATGTGTAACAAAGATGTAGTAATTTTCGGTGCTCCATTTTATGCAGGATGGGGTGTAGGGGATGTTCGAAATGATAGCCCACATCTTCAGAGAAGAATAAAGAAAAGATCAGTAGAAGAAATATTCTATTTTATGTATTTGGAATATACAAGATATATAAATCCTGAATTGATGCAAGAATGCCAATTAGAAGAATTCCTAGATATTATGATTAAAAACAGAAACGATTTTTTCATTAAATATAATATTTCATAG